The genomic stretch GATATCTATGCTGTTGAAGAAGGTACCGTAGTATTCCCAATGGAACCTTTGCTTAAGATAATTGCACCAATAATGGAGGCTCAATTAATTGAGACTGCCATACTAAACATTGTAAACCATCAAAGCCTTATAGCTACCAAGGCTTCCAGGGTCTGTTATGCTGCCAAGGGTGAACCCGTGATGGAATTCGGCTTAAGAAGAGCCCAGGGACCTGATGCGGGAGTCTATGGAGCAAGAGCCGCAGTAATCGGCGGATGTGTCGGCACCAGTAATGTACTGACGGCCAGGATGTTCGATGTGCCTGCTCTTGGAACCCATGCCCATAGCTGGATTATGAGCTTTGAGGATGAAATATCTGCTTTTCGTGAATATGCCAAGCTTTATCCGCAGAACACAACACTTCTGGTAGATACCTATGATACCTTGAGATCAGGAATGCCAAATGCCATACAGGTCTTTAAGGAATTAAGGGAAGCCGGTATTATGCCTGAGAAGTACGGCATCCGCTTAGACAGCGGTGACTTAGCTTATCTGTCCAAAAAGGCCAGAAAGATGTTAAATGAGGAAGGCTTTCAGGATGCTGTTATTGTTGCCTCCAGTGATTTGGATGAATACCTGATTGATTCCCTTAAGACCCAGGGAGCTGCCATTAATTCCTGGGGTGTAGGTACTAACCTGATTACCTCAAAGGATTGTCCTGCTTTCGGCGGTGTGTATAAACTTGCTGCCATTAAGAAGGGGGATAAATTTATACCAAAGATTAAATTGTCGGAAAATCAATGGAAGATAACAAATCCCGGCAATAAAACCATATATCGAGTTTATGACAAAGAAAACGGTAAGATCAAAGCAGATTTAATTGCCATGGCTGATGAAGTTTACAAAGAAGAATATCCATTAAAGCTTTTTGATCCAATGGCTACCTGGAAAAAGACATATCTAAAAGGTGGCAGTTATACTTTAAGAGAGCTGCTGGTACCGGTATTTAAAGATGGAAAATGTGTATATGAATCACCAAGTGTTATGGACATCAGGGCTTACTGCCAGAAGGAGCTTAATACTCTATGGGACGAGACCAGAAGACTAATTAATCCTCATGAAGTTTACATCGATTTATCCAATGATTTATACCAGTTAAAGCATTCGCTTTTAGACAGTATCAATATAACAGGCAATAATTAAGGAGTCTAAATCTCCTTTAGGAAGTACAGTACGGAGAGAGTATGCAAAACAGAAGGAAAAAAGCCAGAAGAATGAAATTAATAAGAAGAATTTTACTTGTGGGACTGCCAATGGTTGTAGTTGGCAGCATGGGTTATTTTTCCTTAAAACAATTATTAGGTGCCAGTGAATCCACTGCCTCCAGCCAGTTTTATAACAACCCGTCCTATCAGGAGGAGGCTTCTGAGGACGAAGATCATAATAACAGTGTACCAGGGGAGGAAGCATCCGTGGATACAGGCGATTTTGAAGAGGAAATCACAAACAACGATAATGTAACACTGGATACGACACCAGAGAGTATAACGGTTATAGTAAATAAGGAGCTCAGGTTACCGTCTGATTATATTCCCTCAGATCTTTCAGTACCTGATGTGGACTTTTCCATAACCTATTATGACGAGAAGAAGCTTATGAGGAAAGAGGCCGGAGAGGCTTTAAAGAAGCTCTTTGACGGCGCAGAGGACAAGGGTTATATCCTTTGCGGGGTATCTGCCTACCGCTCTTATGACAGGCAATACCAGATCTTTACCAATAACGTTAAGACCCAGGGGATGGATCATACCACCAAATACTCTGCCATACCAGGTTACAGTGAGCACCAGACCGGACTTGCAATAGATATTTCAACCAAGTCTGTAAACTACAGACTGGATGCCTCCTTTGGAGAGACTCCGGAATATGAATGGCTAAAGGCAAATGCCCATCTTTATGGCTTTATCATACGTTATCCCGATGATAAGACTGCCATGACCGGTTATTCCTTTGAACCCTGGCATATACGTTATGTGGGAAAAGCTTTGGCGAAATACCTTTACGAGAAAAATATGTGTCTGGAGGAGTATTACAAATTTACGCCAAGTGAAGATTACAGTCAGGCTATAAGTTATGATAATTTGGAGGAATACGGTATTAACCCGGATGATGTGAAGGTTCCTACCAGAATCCCTACCAAGAAGCCGACACCGACTCCTACTCAGACACCGACACCAACAGAGGAGCCCACAGATACACCGGAACCGACACCAACACCTACCAAGAAGCCGGCGAAACCAACAAAGGAACCGACCCAGACGCCGGAACCGACGGAGGAAGTGACGGTAACACCGGAGATTACGCCCACTGATACTGTAACGGTGACACCTACGGGAGAAGTAATAACACCTACCCAGGAACCCGGCACAGAGGATGGAACAGAAATAATACCCTGATTTTACATAGAAAAGGGATGAAATGAAGTATATTAATAGAATAGGACTGTTTCCTGCTGTGACAAACAGGAAACAGTCCTGTTTGTATTTGCTGCTATAGGGAGAACAGTTAGAGAGTATAACGGCCACCCTTTCTTTACTTAGGGTAGGTGCTGATAAAAAAGGAATTGACAATTAAAAACTTTTATACTATCATTATAAATTAGATAAATTATATAAATACTCAAAAACTGTGACGGAGAGAGTAGAAGTCAGGCAAACGTTAAAGCGAGCCGGGGAGAGTGTAAGCCCGGTACCAGTAGCGGATTTTCGAAAATCACTCCCAAGTTGCAAGCTGAAGACCTTTCAGGTTCGTAAGCTGAGCCGGTATCTGCCGTTATACAGATAGCATATCATGTTCCTTTTCTGGAAATGCTTTAAGAGGAAACGTATGTAAATAGGTGGTATAATGAAGCCCAAATGCTCTCATCCTGTTTATGGATGAGGGCTTTTTATATAGCAGGAAATAATATCCTGGTTAACGGATACGATTTCCTGATGCATATAAGATTTGCGGGCGGTTTCAAAGGAAATCTTCATGAGTGTAAAATGATAGGTTATATGTCTGTTATACAGGCGTTAGATAAGTAAGGAGGATATCACATGTATGATAAGGTGTCTACGAATCTGAACTTTGTAGAGCGTGAAAAAGAAGTACTGAAATTCTGGAAAAATGAAAAAGTATTTGAAAAGACCA from Anaerocolumna sp. AGMB13020 encodes the following:
- a CDS encoding M15 family metallopeptidase; translated protein: MQNRRKKARRMKLIRRILLVGLPMVVVGSMGYFSLKQLLGASESTASSQFYNNPSYQEEASEDEDHNNSVPGEEASVDTGDFEEEITNNDNVTLDTTPESITVIVNKELRLPSDYIPSDLSVPDVDFSITYYDEKKLMRKEAGEALKKLFDGAEDKGYILCGVSAYRSYDRQYQIFTNNVKTQGMDHTTKYSAIPGYSEHQTGLAIDISTKSVNYRLDASFGETPEYEWLKANAHLYGFIIRYPDDKTAMTGYSFEPWHIRYVGKALAKYLYEKNMCLEEYYKFTPSEDYSQAISYDNLEEYGINPDDVKVPTRIPTKKPTPTPTQTPTPTEEPTDTPEPTPTPTKKPAKPTKEPTQTPEPTEEVTVTPEITPTDTVTVTPTGEVITPTQEPGTEDGTEIIP
- a CDS encoding nicotinate phosphoribosyltransferase; this translates as MGKENLTLLTDFYELTMMQGYYKNGANETVIFDVFYRNNPSGSGYAVCAGLEQVIDYINNICFTDEDIVYLRSLNMFGEDFLEYLRGFRFTGDIYAVEEGTVVFPMEPLLKIIAPIMEAQLIETAILNIVNHQSLIATKASRVCYAAKGEPVMEFGLRRAQGPDAGVYGARAAVIGGCVGTSNVLTARMFDVPALGTHAHSWIMSFEDEISAFREYAKLYPQNTTLLVDTYDTLRSGMPNAIQVFKELREAGIMPEKYGIRLDSGDLAYLSKKARKMLNEEGFQDAVIVASSDLDEYLIDSLKTQGAAINSWGVGTNLITSKDCPAFGGVYKLAAIKKGDKFIPKIKLSENQWKITNPGNKTIYRVYDKENGKIKADLIAMADEVYKEEYPLKLFDPMATWKKTYLKGGSYTLRELLVPVFKDGKCVYESPSVMDIRAYCQKELNTLWDETRRLINPHEVYIDLSNDLYQLKHSLLDSINITGNN